The following proteins are co-located in the Fluviicola sp. genome:
- a CDS encoding AAA family ATPase, with protein MRYTYFSFKNFKGIESARIELSKKSNSNIYTLVGLNESGKTTILEAINFFAHNPEKLDALDLQNYSIDDIHDLIPINKRDNFNDEITIEAEVVMEDSDIEGLKRIYKENDLNLVSFEKNIIFTQSYVFKNSIHDQNESQMLWRPNFYGTEGKKKKVQKFDKTQTDLVVKYILECLPSILYFPNFLFEFPEKVYLNSTINDKKHLFYQKIIQDVLDSLENDTDVSEHLVKRIQSTDDKERRNLDSLIGKMQKKLTEVIFTKWNQIFNKEISKTEIILRASKDEKGPFIEFNIKDDVDTYRINERSLGFRWYFVYILLTQFRSYRKKNNQVLFLFDEPASNLHPSAQSELLNSFEKLHNVIYTTHSHYLINPKWLENTFVIKNDAIDYLDESNYVSKNTKIHVKKYREFAVKHPNQHSYFQPILEVLDYKPSNLDLVPDAVFTEGKNDFYTLNYLQNIYFKTKKPISVIPGTSSSNLDTLISLYLGWGRNFIILLDSDKEGRKQRDRYIEAFGESISKRIHTYDMIDPTWKDYTLEKFFKEDEKHTIQQRNYPSSHKFNKKHFNRSIQELNLKMEKISLSKETETDLIKVFKYLSERLK; from the coding sequence ATGCGTTATACTTATTTTAGTTTTAAAAATTTTAAAGGTATTGAATCAGCTAGAATAGAGCTTTCAAAAAAATCAAATAGTAATATTTATACATTGGTTGGACTTAATGAAAGTGGTAAAACTACAATACTTGAAGCAATTAATTTTTTTGCACATAATCCTGAAAAACTTGATGCCTTAGATCTTCAGAATTATTCAATTGATGATATTCATGATTTAATTCCAATTAACAAACGGGATAATTTTAATGATGAAATTACTATAGAAGCTGAAGTTGTCATGGAAGATTCTGATATTGAAGGCTTGAAGAGAATATATAAAGAAAATGATCTGAATCTAGTCTCCTTTGAGAAGAATATTATCTTCACTCAAAGCTATGTTTTCAAAAATTCGATTCATGATCAAAATGAATCCCAAATGTTATGGAGACCTAATTTTTACGGAACTGAAGGGAAAAAGAAAAAAGTTCAAAAATTCGATAAAACTCAGACTGATTTAGTTGTCAAATATATTTTGGAATGCTTGCCAAGTATTTTGTATTTTCCAAATTTCTTGTTCGAATTTCCGGAAAAGGTTTATTTGAATTCAACCATAAATGACAAAAAACATTTGTTTTATCAGAAAATAATACAGGATGTTCTGGATTCCTTGGAAAATGATACTGATGTGAGTGAGCATTTAGTTAAAAGAATTCAATCAACAGATGATAAGGAAAGAAGGAATTTAGATAGTTTGATTGGTAAGATGCAAAAGAAACTTACAGAAGTTATTTTTACAAAATGGAATCAAATTTTCAATAAAGAAATATCAAAGACGGAAATAATATTAAGAGCATCTAAAGATGAGAAAGGGCCCTTTATTGAGTTTAATATAAAAGATGATGTTGATACTTATCGCATAAATGAGCGTTCTCTTGGGTTTAGATGGTATTTTGTATATATTTTGTTAACTCAATTCAGAAGCTATAGAAAAAAGAATAATCAGGTTTTGTTTTTGTTTGATGAGCCTGCGTCTAATTTACATCCTTCTGCTCAGTCTGAATTGCTTAATAGTTTTGAGAAATTGCATAATGTTATTTACACTACCCATAGTCATTATTTGATAAACCCTAAGTGGTTAGAAAATACTTTTGTAATAAAAAATGATGCAATAGATTATTTAGATGAATCAAATTATGTATCCAAAAACACTAAAATTCATGTGAAAAAATATCGTGAGTTTGCGGTGAAACATCCAAACCAACATAGTTATTTTCAACCAATTTTGGAGGTGTTAGATTACAAACCTAGTAATTTGGATTTAGTTCCTGATGCTGTTTTTACAGAAGGAAAAAATGATTTTTACACGTTGAATTATTTACAAAACATTTATTTTAAAACTAAGAAACCAATAAGTGTAATTCCTGGAACTAGTTCAAGTAATCTGGATACTTTAATAAGTCTCTATTTAGGTTGGGGAAGAAATTTTATTATTCTTTTAGATTCTGATAAAGAAGGTCGTAAACAACGTGATAGATATATTGAAGCTTTTGGAGAAAGCATTTCAAAAAGAATTCATACTTACGATATGATTGATCCTACGTGGAAAGATTACACGTTGGAAAAGTTCTTTAAAGAAGATGAAAAACATACCATCCAACAAAGAAATTATCCGTCAAGTCACAAGTTTAATAAAAAACATTTTAACCGAAGTATCCAGGAGCTTAATTTAAAAATGGAAAAAATTAGTTTAAGTAAAGAGACTGAAACAGATTTAATCAAAGTATTTAAATATTTGAGTGAAAGGTTAAAATAG
- a CDS encoding sodium:solute symporter, whose protein sequence is MNNTLTPGLITAVLIGYFGLLILMAYLTSRKADTDSFFTGNRQSPWYLVAFGMIGTSLSGVTFISVPGKVYSEGMAYFQIVLGYILGYVVIAQVLMPLYYRLNVTSIYEYLNKRFGIVSYKTGAAFFILSRTLGSATRLYLATEVLQMFLFEDLGVPYWVTTLTTIVLIWVYTFKGGVRTIVYTDAFQTIFLVSSVVICTVIIAQTLGVDFSGLYNKITSSSTKNGYSMSRIFFFDDPNSPLYFYKQFFGGMFLAIAMTGLDQDLMQKNLTCKSIGDAKKNMYSFTTVLVITNFLFLLLGGALYVYTQAKVIDVPANTDHTFPQLALSNFGSIAGIFFLLGITASSYASADSALTALTTGFCIDFLNFNRREEKEKKRIKLLVHIGFSLLFLLIIIATNWYVDSTPGTDLIGLILKLAGYTYGPLLGLFALGIFTKRRLNENLVPLICVLIPAICFFISKYSQAWTGGVLQPDGKYAGGYIFGNELLILNGLLTFIGLWLISKPGSETVQSVQTV, encoded by the coding sequence ATGAATAATACGTTAACTCCAGGACTGATTACCGCCGTTTTGATCGGTTACTTCGGATTGCTTATCCTGATGGCTTACCTGACATCCCGAAAAGCCGATACAGATTCGTTCTTTACAGGAAACAGGCAAAGTCCCTGGTATTTGGTAGCATTCGGTATGATCGGTACTTCACTTTCCGGAGTTACGTTCATTTCTGTTCCCGGAAAAGTATATTCCGAAGGAATGGCCTATTTCCAGATCGTTTTGGGTTACATTCTCGGTTACGTAGTTATCGCACAGGTGCTGATGCCGCTCTATTACCGGCTGAATGTTACGTCCATTTACGAATACCTGAACAAACGCTTCGGAATAGTGAGCTACAAAACCGGGGCAGCATTTTTCATTCTTTCACGCACCCTCGGATCAGCAACCCGTTTGTACCTTGCCACGGAAGTGCTCCAGATGTTCCTCTTCGAAGATTTGGGTGTTCCTTACTGGGTTACAACTCTTACGACCATCGTCCTGATCTGGGTTTATACGTTCAAAGGCGGCGTGCGGACAATCGTTTATACAGACGCATTCCAAACGATCTTCCTGGTTTCATCCGTTGTTATTTGTACGGTCATCATTGCACAGACTTTGGGAGTGGATTTCTCAGGCTTGTACAACAAGATCACTTCTTCCAGCACTAAGAACGGGTATTCCATGTCGCGTATTTTCTTCTTCGATGATCCGAATTCTCCCCTGTATTTCTACAAGCAATTCTTCGGAGGAATGTTCCTGGCGATTGCAATGACGGGGCTGGACCAGGATTTGATGCAAAAGAACCTGACGTGTAAATCCATCGGTGATGCGAAGAAAAACATGTATTCTTTTACAACCGTTCTGGTAATTACCAACTTCCTGTTCCTGCTTTTGGGTGGAGCATTGTACGTGTATACACAGGCAAAAGTCATCGACGTTCCGGCAAACACCGATCACACATTCCCGCAACTGGCTTTGAGTAATTTTGGTTCCATAGCCGGGATTTTCTTTTTACTGGGAATCACCGCGTCCTCGTATGCATCGGCAGATAGCGCACTTACAGCACTTACCACCGGTTTTTGTATCGATTTCCTGAACTTTAACCGGAGAGAAGAAAAAGAAAAGAAACGCATCAAATTACTGGTGCATATCGGGTTTTCCCTGCTTTTCCTGTTGATCATTATTGCAACGAACTGGTATGTGGATTCCACGCCGGGAACAGATCTGATCGGTTTGATCCTGAAGTTGGCAGGTTATACCTACGGTCCTTTGCTCGGATTGTTTGCTTTGGGAATTTTCACCAAACGGCGTTTGAATGAAAACCTGGTGCCGTTGATTTGTGTGTTGATCCCGGCAATCTGTTTCTTTATCAGCAAGTATTCACAGGCCTGGACAGGCGGTGTTTTGCAGCCCGACGGAAAATATGCCGGCGGATACATATTCGGGAATGAATTGCTGATCCTGAACGGGTTATTGACCTTCATCGGATTGTGGCTGATTTCGAAACCGGGAAGTGAAACTGTCCAATCTGTTCAAACAGTTTAA
- a CDS encoding HAD family phosphatase codes for MTHPKAFLFDLNGTIIDDMDFHLQVWNRIINEDLHGGLTLEQVKKQMYGKNHELLERVFGKGTLSEETIAIYSQKKEELYKELYRPYVALIPGLSTLLEKAERSGISMAIGSAADRSAIDFIVDSLDIRSRFQAIVGAEDVTKSKPDPEVFLKGAALLGVEPESCIVFEDVPKGAEAAMNAGMKVVIVTTTHHPEEFTKYPNVLFFIEDFNDPRLADLFK; via the coding sequence ATGACACATCCAAAAGCATTTCTTTTCGACCTCAACGGGACCATCATTGATGACATGGACTTTCATTTACAGGTCTGGAACAGGATCATCAATGAAGACTTGCACGGTGGCCTCACCCTGGAACAGGTAAAAAAACAGATGTATGGCAAGAACCACGAATTGCTGGAGCGTGTTTTTGGAAAAGGAACCTTGAGTGAAGAAACAATAGCTATCTATTCTCAAAAGAAAGAAGAATTATACAAGGAATTATACCGGCCGTATGTGGCTTTGATTCCTGGCCTGAGTACTTTGCTGGAAAAAGCTGAAAGATCGGGTATTTCCATGGCGATTGGTTCGGCGGCAGATCGTTCGGCAATTGATTTTATAGTGGATAGCCTGGATATCCGTTCCCGTTTTCAGGCCATTGTAGGTGCGGAAGATGTAACGAAAAGTAAACCGGATCCGGAAGTGTTTCTGAAAGGAGCGGCGCTTTTGGGCGTAGAACCGGAGTCCTGCATCGTGTTTGAGGATGTTCCCAAAGGAGCAGAAGCAGCTATGAATGCAGGAATGAAAGTGGTCATCGTTACCACCACGCATCACCCGGAAGAATTCACGAAATACCCGAACGTATTGTTTTTCATAGAAGACTTTAACGACCCTCGCCTGGCTGATTTGTTCAAATAA
- the tig gene encoding trigger factor, which translates to MNVTRQEVNAETALLTVQVSPADYQSKVAASLDKYRKQAKIPGFRPGKVPMGLIQKQYGKGVLAEEMNKLVSDALYAYVQENKLEILGNPIPKEGSEVKGDFDNPGDFEFVYEIGYSPAIDLKLTNKSKYDYVQVKIDDKLIDQQIDDLRRRYGKMTSTDEVNDTDMILAQFVELNEDGSIKEGGIMHSSTTSMEFVEDKKVKKSLVGKKVGDKVTVSASAITRGDSDKAAMLGIKPEELANHSDSYQMTINDIKRMELAELNQDLFDKLFGEGAISSEKELRERIGSDLKNMFANDSDRLLTREVYRDLVENTPVNLPNDFLKRWIQLSNEKPITIEQIEADYDSYAKDLKWQLIQGHIFKANDIKLDNAEVIEFTKGLIANQFAQYGIPAPEDAELTKQAAGALQNREEANRIYDMLAETKLTQYFKDTVKLNSKEVSYDEFVELANK; encoded by the coding sequence ATGAACGTAACACGTCAAGAAGTTAATGCAGAAACAGCATTGTTAACAGTGCAGGTTTCACCGGCAGACTACCAAAGCAAAGTAGCTGCTTCCTTAGATAAATATCGCAAGCAAGCGAAAATTCCTGGATTCCGTCCGGGGAAAGTTCCGATGGGCTTGATCCAAAAACAATACGGAAAAGGTGTTTTAGCTGAAGAAATGAACAAATTGGTTTCCGATGCTTTGTATGCTTACGTTCAGGAAAATAAACTGGAAATCCTTGGAAACCCGATCCCGAAAGAAGGATCAGAGGTAAAAGGCGATTTCGACAATCCGGGAGATTTTGAATTCGTTTACGAGATCGGATATTCTCCGGCTATCGATTTGAAATTGACCAACAAAAGCAAATACGATTACGTTCAGGTGAAGATCGATGATAAACTGATCGACCAGCAAATCGATGATTTACGTCGCCGTTACGGAAAAATGACTTCCACGGATGAGGTAAACGATACGGATATGATTTTGGCCCAATTCGTTGAGTTGAATGAGGACGGATCTATCAAAGAAGGCGGAATCATGCACTCTTCAACAACTTCTATGGAGTTTGTGGAAGACAAGAAAGTGAAAAAATCATTGGTTGGTAAGAAAGTAGGAGATAAAGTAACGGTTTCTGCTTCTGCAATTACACGTGGTGACAGCGATAAAGCTGCAATGCTTGGAATTAAGCCGGAAGAATTGGCAAACCATTCAGATTCCTACCAAATGACTATCAACGACATCAAGCGTATGGAATTGGCTGAATTGAACCAGGACTTGTTTGACAAATTGTTCGGTGAAGGGGCTATTTCTTCTGAAAAAGAATTGCGTGAGCGCATCGGCTCTGATTTGAAAAACATGTTCGCAAATGATTCGGACCGTTTGTTGACTCGCGAAGTTTACCGTGATTTGGTTGAAAACACACCTGTAAACCTTCCGAATGACTTTTTAAAGCGTTGGATCCAGTTGTCAAACGAGAAGCCGATCACTATCGAGCAAATCGAAGCGGATTACGATAGCTATGCAAAAGATTTGAAATGGCAGTTGATCCAGGGGCATATCTTCAAAGCGAACGATATCAAATTGGATAACGCAGAAGTGATCGAATTCACAAAAGGATTGATCGCAAACCAGTTTGCACAGTACGGAATTCCTGCTCCTGAGGATGCGGAATTGACCAAACAAGCTGCGGGAGCGTTGCAAAACCGCGAGGAAGCAAACCGTATTTACGACATGCTTGCAGAAACAAAATTGACACAATACTTCAAGGATACAGTGAAATTGAACTCGAAAGAAGTTTCTTACGATGAGTTCGTTGAACTGGCGAATAAGTAA
- a CDS encoding putative sugar nucleotidyl transferase, whose product MNIILHDNELHLRFAPLTLTRPVGDLRVGILTNKERWEKWIPEATVSFETEKYISKKFPRISGKAEIEVNAAIIPTEAIAAAVVLLEDNQVLVSEDTWIARRGDGKQKIKWTEQHPLELTQRWDLFQKNDEILVADYFLLTGGRESQYISHSNTIIGDPSLVFLEAGASVEGSFLNTTAGPIYIAADAEVMEGSMIRGPFSLGEHAVVKMGAKIYGATTIGPFCKVGGEISNCVFQGYSNKGHDGFLGNSLIGEWCNFGADSNTSNLKNNYSMIRTWSYEQGADVETGLQFMGVCMGDHSKCAINTMFNTATVVGVSCNIFGGEFPKKFIPSFSWGAVNGTDLFDLKKAKDAANAMMDRRGLELTEGDHYIFDYLAKHGG is encoded by the coding sequence ATGAACATCATTCTTCACGACAACGAATTGCACCTGCGTTTTGCGCCATTAACACTAACGCGCCCTGTTGGTGATTTGAGGGTTGGAATTCTGACCAATAAAGAGCGGTGGGAAAAATGGATCCCGGAAGCGACGGTTTCTTTCGAGACGGAAAAATACATTTCCAAAAAGTTTCCGCGGATTTCAGGGAAAGCAGAAATCGAAGTCAACGCAGCGATTATTCCTACGGAAGCCATTGCAGCGGCAGTGGTACTCCTGGAAGATAACCAGGTGTTGGTTTCGGAAGATACCTGGATTGCCAGAAGAGGAGACGGAAAGCAAAAGATCAAATGGACGGAACAACATCCGCTGGAACTGACTCAGCGCTGGGATTTGTTCCAAAAGAACGACGAGATCCTGGTTGCCGACTATTTCTTACTGACAGGTGGCAGGGAATCACAATACATTTCACATTCAAACACGATTATCGGAGATCCGTCACTGGTTTTCCTGGAAGCAGGAGCATCGGTGGAAGGATCGTTTTTAAATACCACAGCAGGTCCTATCTATATTGCCGCAGATGCCGAAGTGATGGAAGGTTCCATGATCCGCGGGCCATTCTCACTGGGAGAACACGCAGTGGTGAAAATGGGAGCTAAAATTTACGGAGCAACCACCATCGGGCCGTTTTGCAAAGTCGGAGGTGAAATCTCGAATTGTGTGTTCCAGGGATATTCCAACAAGGGGCATGACGGATTCTTAGGAAATTCATTGATTGGTGAATGGTGTAATTTCGGTGCCGACAGCAACACTTCCAATCTGAAGAACAACTATTCCATGATTCGAACCTGGTCTTATGAACAGGGTGCCGATGTGGAAACCGGTTTGCAGTTTATGGGAGTTTGTATGGGCGATCACAGCAAATGCGCTATCAATACGATGTTCAATACGGCAACGGTAGTCGGGGTTTCCTGCAATATCTTCGGTGGTGAATTCCCGAAAAAATTCATTCCGTCCTTCTCCTGGGGCGCTGTAAACGGAACAGATCTCTTCGACCTGAAAAAAGCAAAAGATGCTGCAAATGCCATGATGGACCGACGCGGTCTGGAACTCACGGAAGGCGATCACTACATATTCGATTACCTGGCGAAGCACGGTGGATAA
- a CDS encoding alkaline phosphatase family protein, whose amino-acid sequence MRSLVVLLLVCFSWNFNPSFSQKNAPKVVVGIVVDQMCYDYLYRFYPQFGKDGFKRLMDKGAHFRNVTYNYVPTYTGPGHASIYTGSTPSNHGIVANEWHYRPFNREVNCVEDTTVSTVGSTSAYGQRSPYFLRSNTITDQLKLTYPSSRVIGVSIKDRSAILPAGHLSDGSYWYDYATGNFITSTFYKKELPLWVSQFNDQKLVSKYISTPWNLLKDSVCYTYINQDNSPYEGLVEGKTSPVFPYDFSKAALIDQYNLFTITPSANTFLTDFAIQALSKEQLGKHATTDFLTISYSTPDIAGHTFGPYSLEMEDMYFRLDRELARLFQTLDKEVGKGQYVVFLTADHAVVPVPQFLKDHQLPGGYLFLQSKIADLRKACVAKFGKDYLNTIENDNVYLTDNVLGTELEASVITLFKAEIAKWTEVKRVYTKEELLSKTAENWQQMVASGYDKERSGELIFILQPGYLPKTADTPGSHKGTSHGSAFNYDTHVPVLFYGKDILPQDVFTPYEIVDITATLVHILDVQRPNTAVGKPMVELFK is encoded by the coding sequence ATGAGATCGTTAGTTGTGTTGTTGCTGGTTTGTTTTTCCTGGAATTTCAATCCGTCATTTTCCCAAAAAAATGCCCCGAAAGTAGTTGTCGGAATTGTAGTGGACCAGATGTGTTACGATTATTTATACCGCTTTTATCCGCAGTTCGGCAAGGACGGTTTCAAACGGTTGATGGACAAGGGAGCTCATTTCAGAAACGTGACCTATAATTACGTTCCTACCTATACCGGCCCGGGACACGCGTCCATTTACACGGGAAGCACACCGAGCAATCACGGAATTGTAGCCAATGAGTGGCATTACCGGCCTTTTAACCGGGAAGTGAATTGCGTGGAAGACACAACGGTTTCAACGGTTGGTTCAACAAGTGCTTACGGACAGCGGTCGCCGTATTTCCTGCGATCAAACACCATTACGGACCAATTGAAACTCACTTACCCGTCTTCCAGGGTGATCGGAGTTTCCATCAAAGACCGGAGCGCCATTTTACCTGCGGGGCATTTGTCAGACGGTTCTTATTGGTACGATTATGCAACCGGGAATTTCATCACTTCGACCTTCTATAAAAAAGAACTCCCGCTTTGGGTGAGCCAGTTCAACGATCAAAAACTGGTTTCGAAATATATAAGTACCCCGTGGAATTTATTGAAAGATTCGGTTTGCTATACGTACATCAACCAGGACAATTCTCCTTATGAAGGATTGGTAGAAGGGAAGACAAGTCCTGTTTTTCCTTACGACTTCAGTAAAGCAGCTCTGATTGATCAGTACAATTTATTCACTATCACACCTTCGGCAAATACTTTCCTGACAGATTTCGCCATTCAGGCACTTTCCAAAGAACAACTGGGAAAACATGCAACAACCGATTTCCTGACAATCAGTTATTCGACTCCGGATATTGCAGGCCACACCTTCGGACCTTATTCCCTGGAGATGGAAGACATGTATTTCCGTTTGGACCGGGAACTGGCGCGTTTGTTCCAGACCCTTGATAAAGAAGTAGGTAAAGGACAATACGTGGTATTCCTGACGGCAGATCACGCCGTTGTTCCAGTTCCGCAGTTTTTGAAAGATCATCAATTGCCGGGAGGTTATTTGTTTCTTCAGAGCAAGATAGCGGACTTGAGAAAAGCTTGTGTGGCAAAATTCGGGAAAGACTATTTGAATACGATTGAGAACGACAATGTGTATTTGACCGATAATGTGTTGGGTACCGAATTGGAAGCATCCGTTATTACGCTGTTCAAAGCAGAAATTGCGAAATGGACGGAAGTAAAGCGCGTTTACACGAAAGAAGAATTGCTTTCCAAAACGGCAGAAAACTGGCAGCAAATGGTAGCTTCCGGGTATGACAAGGAACGAAGCGGGGAATTGATCTTCATTCTTCAGCCGGGTTATCTGCCAAAAACGGCTGATACTCCGGGGTCACACAAAGGAACAAGTCACGGCTCTGCATTTAATTACGACACACATGTGCCGGTGTTGTTTTATGGAAAAGATATTCTTCCGCAGGATGTATTTACACCATACGAGATTGTGGATATTACAGCAACCTTGGTGCATATACTGGATGTGCAGCGGCCAAACACCGCAGTCGGTAAACCGATGGTGGAATTATTTAAGTAG